tgaagtcATTATGCACATGAATGGCCGATGGCTGAGATTCCGTGGGACAGAGGATCCACACTTTTTTTACTCTAATTGCACGAGCAAGAAAGTGATGGGAGAAAATATGTTCTAGGGTCAATTATGCATTCCGATTCCCATGACTTTATTCATATCCTGGATTGCCGCTTTGTGCATCCTATCTTGATTTATTTTTAAACATGAATTTTTACGTTGCATCGCAGGATAGTGACCATAAATAGATGTGAGGCTGTATGATGTAACTGCATATGATCAGTATAACGTTCATTGTGCGATAGTGATATATAGAATGCGTCATACGACATATCACGAACACGGAATTCACGCTCTTTATTCTTATGATACGCTGCTAACGTGAGTCGTACGGTGTAAAATATTAACTGATGGGTGGTTACAGTCTTACAACAAATGAAACCATCTCCGCCACCTAACCCATCGACAAAAACTACCTCCATCTCTATTTCACGAGATCGGGTAGAGTAATTCACACAATCGTCTCTTTCTTATTCAATAGCAATAGCATAATATCAAGCAATAGAATATTTGGGGCAGAAGCAGCTCTTGCTGGTTGTTGGCAATTGGGATTGCCACAACGTTACATTCACCAACATTAATTCCCCACGTTAGACATCAGGCATTTATTTTAGATAACCAAGAGAAACaaacaaccaatcaaaaaataatatatcatCGTATACACCCATGATGAACATGACAGGCAACCGTTCATAGCTGGAGCTGGTggctgtaataaattttttttttaagagatatTTGATGAATTACATAGAAAATATTATCATGATAATATATTTGCTGAGAAAATatgattatataataaaattataaaaattttatattataatatttaataaatacaGTAATATTGTTGTAaacttacaaaaattttatgttgcaatatttgatatataattaaattatataaaatataaattaattttttaaaatattttatttttatttattattattattatttttaaaaaatataatcatttttttgacatcatctgcattatatttttttttttttttctaactgaaactattcataatttattttgatttattttgatgaaatattttaatcttaaagtTATCTTGTTGCAAGATTACAGGATTGCAAGATTCCATGTAATCACATAGTCATCTTTTCTTAGACGATCAGATTATTTCTTTTTGagataatattattatatgtatgaaagtgatgaaataaataatataatttaattatctattataaaattttatataattctgTTAGATTTACATGTTACTAAATATCATCTTAATTTCAAATTTGGTTGAGAATACCAATAATCTTCAACAGTTGTAGACTTCTTAGACTAATCCGTTAAAAAATCAACATGTCAGTCAGTAGAAGCCACAAACTTGATCTTCTAATCTGGCCTCTTAACCATGCATGgttaaaagaattaaaaaaaaaaaataaaacctgtTTCCTCTTCGTCTTCACCATGACCCTAGCCTCTCTTAGCTAGCCAAGGGAGACGATGGTGTATGGTGGGGGAGGAGGGAGGCTGGGGAGAGAATTTAGGGCGAGGATTATGGTTGGGACTAAGGTTTGTGAGAAGGGAGGGGAGTGGCTATCGACCAAGATGGTGGGGATGAATGATGTGATAGTTTCGATCTATAGTTGATGGTTTGTAGCAGGGTGGTAAAATATGATCCAATCCATCAATTCGATCTGCATTCGATCCATCATAAGTAGGTTTAGATTTGGATTAAACGATTCGAGTAGTAAATGGGTCGACCTGTTTAaccatttattaatttaaattttcaatctGCTCAACTTTTTATTCCGTTTATAAATAGACTATTGGGTTTGACCATGAAGATATAGGCCAGGATCATGGGTGTGGGCCATGAGGATACAGACTAGGGCCATTTATTAAACAGGCTCCATGCGGCCACACCCCCGCGCTTCATCCTTTTTggcttttcctctttttcttcttctaaaaaGTCCTAGGGCGCTAGAACCCTTCACCCCTTCTGTGATCCATCACCGCCTCAGTGCCTCACCCACTCCGTCCGTTACCTCCCTCTCCCACACAGAATCACCTCGTTCCTCTCTCTCGCCCTGTCTTTTGATTGAACTCGCTTTTGCCTCTCAATcactctcctttttcttctctctcttgctTTTACGATCTCAGATCTCGTCGATCTTTTGGGAGAAAATAGCGACAATGGGGGCGGAGGGGAAGAGGAGAGGGGCAGCTCATTGATTGACGGGACGGAgccataaaaaaaatacatcgagCAGTTGATAAGGGAGAATTTGGTGGTGATCTTCAGCCGGCGGCCCATCGGCACATGCTCCACTGCTTTGAGCCTTCGACGGCGACGATGGCCCTCCTCCACTTTTTCTCCTCCTCGCAATGGTGCTTCACTGCTTCTGACTTCCTTCCGATCGTCCGGTGGAAATCAGCGTGACGGAGGTCCAATCTAATGTTCTAGAACCTCGAGCTCGATGAAGGTGGTCGATCGGATGGAGTTGGAGGTGGCGAGAGCATAGTGAGGGTGGAGGTTGGAGAGATGGTCGAACGGAGATTGGGAGGACGAAGGTGAAGATGATTGGTTGCAGAGAAGAAAGTTACGaaacagattttttttaatttttttataaatgaatattgagttttattttttttaaggattATAAATGGATCGtaaacggatcggatcggataatccgtttattaaataggtcaagtttggattttaaagtctgatctatttatttaaacaaattggatccggtttcaaattttttgatttgatcatatttgaTCCGACCATTTATATCTGACCCGATTGCCACTCTTATTTGTAGGACGGATCCGAGCAATAATTGAGAGAGAGGACTCCCACTTCCCGGACTACAGATGCTAGAGACAAACAACGACGAGAACAATGTAAAGCACCAAAGCCTCCAATTTGCTACATCCATAAGACATCATGTACAGACACAACAAAGGAGATCCTTCGCATTTGGTGTGTCAGAAGATGCGGCTCATTATTCTTGGGCCATATGCTGCGTCTGAAAGATGCAGTCACTCCGGTGGTAGTCTCCACAGCCAAAGACCAAGGACTTCAAGGCAACGAATCAACATAAAACTTTATAATTCAATGCTTTTACTAATCAGGCCAGTTAATGAAAGCATGAAAATAAAGTTTTGTTATCTGAtaactctgaaaaaaaaaaaaaaaatcagtcgaAAAAGTCATTCAGCTCTCTTGAATTGCACCATCCAAGTTGCTCCATTATGAATAAAACGCGGCAAaacacaggaaaaaaaaaaaaaaggaataataaGAAAAATCTTGGAGTggatggggaaaaaaaaaaaaaaggggtatgCTCCAAGAAAAGCGAGGATACATAGAAAATGTAAAATTGGTAAATTAAGAAATCCGGCAGTGGCCACCTTGAATGTAACATATATTTGTCAATTAGTGACTATTGACTACGTCATGATCCCCATTGGGCGCCTGATATCACCAAGGCCCATCGAATAGTCCCTTGAGGCTACCCTCCCCATTCATTGATTCAATTGTTCTAATTTTCAACAGGAGATCATAAATACAAACATATTGTCAGAGGACCCAGTCAACAACCACTATGATAAGAGAGGAGGGTGAGCTGAGACTGAGGGTGCTCTTATGATAAGAACGAAGCAAGGATGAGAAGAAAGAGCCAATTTGacaagctcttttttttttcctttttgactTGACCCATCAGCCATATAATTGAAGAGAGATATGAGCATGTTTTTACTCACATGCTGAGTTGGTGGCAGCATGGGTAGGACTTGGAAAAGCTATTTTAAATATTAGGCTGAACGGATATGATGAGGGGACTCATCTATGGCCATCACCTGTCATAAATGTGGAAAACTCACTGTTAAGAGATACATATATAAGTCGAAAAGGACAGCATTGAATTTTCAAGCCTATCATGTTTGGAATGCTGATAAACGCCAGGCTCCttctcaggaaaaaaaaaaaaaaaaagggtgctgGACCAAGATGTTTTATTTGACAATCAAGCCTCGTTCCATTGGATTTGGGCCAAAATTTTGGTAGCTGATGTAATAGGTGTATAGTTTATTTGACAATCAAGCCTCGTTCCATTGCAATCGGTTGTATATTGCCGGGTTTTCGATTCATTTCCCCTTCTTTTTTGGGGTTTGTTTTTATCTTTATATGGGTAGGTGGGTTCTATCTCTCCGATTCGGTGTTTTCCCCCGGTTTTGGAGGATTTTGGGATTTTATAGTCTGAGGTTGGTAAAGATCTGATCTGTTTGCTAGTGTTGGATTCCTGGTTTAAAATGTTCCCCTTTTTGGAGGGGTTTGCGATTCATTGGGCAGATAGGTCGAGAAAGATTCCATCTTTCTCGTCATTTGATCGGTTATATTCCTAGTCGTACATGTAGTTGTTAAGGCTCCTAAGAAATCTAGGATTTTTGTTCGCGGGAATCCCATTTTGGAAGATTTAGTATGGTTGATAGGAATTCGAGGGGGTGGGACTCTTCATGGAACGGATCTGGGAGTGTCTTTTCGGCCCATTAGAAGTGTACACAGTCTGATTTAATCTGATTGAAAATATTCTTCAATCAAACTAACAAATTATGATTCACCAATTCTGCTAATCAAAACAAATCATTTTATCattcaaatcaaatcacatcagaCCGGTGAACTACTGTTTGGTGATTTGATTAACAgtttgatatattataatataaaaaataaaaaaaaattttaaaaaaaattttaatcaaataaaaattgaaattaccaGGATAATTTTCAGACCAATATATATAGCTATGATTTTTGAAACTATTAAAAATGAAGATTACGTCTATAGCTAACCAAAAGCTAGattcaattctaaaatttatgttttagTATAAATATATACACATATTACAGTTTACGATTTAGTCTGATTTTGCATAAATCAGATCAGACCGtaaaactattttatatgaaaatcataaatcaaatcaaatcattttaGTTTTCAAACCAGACGATACTGATAAAAATGATTTAGTCTGATTCAATTTAACGGTTTGAATCATTTAATGAATATCCCTACTGTCCATGAAGAACGACCCCCCATCCACTCTTATGGATATCTCCGGCGGCCCACCAAACATTTGGTGTCTTTTCTGtccagagaaattctttgtgcactgcggcGATATAGAAAATCCAATGTAGAATGTATCACTTTATATGATTGATCCACATAGTCATCACTTTGCAATGTATTTAATACCTGTAGTTccactttttcatttgaaaattttaaatgacgaaaatatctttactttttgaaaaatataatgaTATCTTATATTCATGACATCCTACGTGCAGGAAATCATAATTTTGACGTAAATATCGTAATATGCCATCggagttataatttttttttaaaaagtagagGCATTTTTATCActcaaattttttaaatgaaaaaaatggaACTGCATgcattaaatacgcattgaaaagtggttggacaaaaatatcctttctatattatgacatcctggaccatattatgatattctatatgtagaaattcataatttaatgttagatgtcataatatgtcataagatattataattttttgagccatattatgatatcatgcatgtaagaaatcataatatgccacaggatgtcataatttttttaccaaagaataggatatttttgtcatacaaaatttttaaataaaaaaataaaattatataatataaaatgatAACTGTATAAAATAGTAGTTATAtggattaattatataaaataatatattctgTATCATATTTTCTATATCACCCGCGGTGCACAAAGGATTTCTCTTTCTGTCCTTCTACGACAACCACATCCACTCTTATGGACCCTCCAACGGCCCACCAGACGTTAGTCCAGTTTATTTAGCGCCCACCAAACACTAATCCTTAGAATAGGTCTGTAGAAAGGtgggcctaaaaaaaaaaaagtgttggtAAAATTGTAAATTTAATTACAATTTTACCTACCACAGGTTGCCCGCGAAGCACTGGTCCAATTTATTTGAGCTAAGACGGTAAAACCACATTAACTCCAAGAAAGGTTCCCAATCACAGCCGTTCAATCTTGGCACGTAAAGAATCCCCTGTTCCTCCAATCACACGGTTCGAATATATACTCGGCTTCCAATCACACGGTTGGTATGAATACCACTGGGCCCTCTTCCCACGTTAAGCCGCTCAAAGCCCTCGTAGGGGTTTTCGCCCGCTTCCACGGGGAGGAATGGGGCAGCTCCATCTCCTCTCGCTGAGCCCTGTGTCCGCGGTCGGACTCCTTGGAGCCCGCCGGACCTCCGTGCTGGGCGCATGGCGCACTTCCACTGCGCCGGCGGCAGCCACCTCCGTCGCCGCCTCCTTCGATACTCTCGGGCGGCAGAGCTTCTCCTCTCACCGGAAGACGGCTCCTTTCGTCGCCCGGCGCGGCCATTTCTTTTGTAAAATGGGAAAACCAGGTCTTCTCCATCTCTTTCTGTTAATTTAGTTTGTGAATTGATTTTTTATTGCGTCATGATGCAGTTGTTTATAATCCTTTGGTGCGAAGCCATTTGATAAGTTCTGGATGAATTGATGAGAATTGATGCTTCTTATATGTGGTTCATTATAAAGTTACGATTTTGGATCAAATTGGTGATGTAGTTGTTGATTTTATATAACATGATATGTAAATCTAATGACATTTGAGATGTTTTGCGGAAAGTTTCTGGTAGCGAGTCGAATCGTTGTTCAGTTGGAAGTTTATGAAGAGTTCATAGGTTCTATCTGGTTCTGGTTTATTTTCTCTATTGGTAATCTTGTTGCTGTGCGCTTGTGAAATTAGGCAAAGCAGTGGAGTTAGATTGCAGAATTTGCAGTATGAAGTGAAGCATGGAGTGTGGACATGTTCTATACTTAAAACTTCTAGCTGGTTCTCTCCAGTTATTGGAACTTAGGTGTAGAAGATTACTGAAGTAGAAATTGTCAGTTAATAAAATAAGTTAACAAAATAAGAGGCTTTGAATTTTCAGAAAACTTGCCTTATTGAGCATGTGGCACACACAGAGAGCGAGAGGGCTTTTTATTTATGGGTTCTTGATTTGTAACGGACTGAGAAATTCATCATAATGGATCTTTTTTTGGTGTGGAACCTTTTAACCAGAAGAGATCAATCACAATGCAAGAAGCAGAGAATAACAGATGAAACATTGGTAATTTGCTAATTCCTTACCCTCTTTATTATTCCCAGTGACAATATTCTTTGTAATtataaccaaaaaaaagaaaaaaagaagaggagcacTGAATAACAGGTTCAGTCTGGAAACTTAGAGGTCCTGGGCAGATTACAGAATTAATGTTAGAACTTGAGATGCAACTTTGCAAATGACGCAGGTAAAGCTAACTCTACCTAGATTAGAGGGTTATAAATGCGAATAATTCATCGTACCTCCATCATGAGCATACATGTGGTGCTCTTTCATTTGGCTTCAACTTGAGTAGAGGATCAATTTCGGACCTATTTTCATGCTTATGCTTCCTTTTTTCAGCTGTCCTTATTCCTTTTAGGTAATAGCCATGTTGGTTGTAGTGAAACCATGGTTCCTGGTGGAGAACAAGTTATAGCAAAACATCTCACATATTGAAGTTTTGTGCAACTTTTCTTGTTATTTAATTGGTGTATAATCATAGTTTTTGAAATTGTTTTTATTTGAGTAGGTTGTGAATTTTACTCGCTCTCTTTTGTTTTTCATTGAAAGAAGTGTTGTTTATCTGGTATAGGTCTAAGATTATGTGCTTGTAGAAAGCTTTATTTTGTTTCTAGAAATATAATCATTTTGGCAGGCACTGTTTGTTTTGTCTCTATTTCTTCATGTGCTTATTTTGTGGAAGGCACACTGAGTTAATGTGAGGGGCATATGTCTGTTTTTGAAAGATATTACATCAGAGTTGGAGCTTGCAAGACCTGAAGAAAAGAGGGAACCAGACAAACGTGTGAATGGAATATTCTGGATCCTACTTCTTAACCTTGGCATTTATGTGGCAGATCACTTGTTTCGGGTATCCTAGTTTTTCTTTTGCTCGGTCTTTTTCCTGATCATGCTCTGCCTTTTTCCAGCAGTAGCACAATTATATGGCTTGACACTTAAAGTTGCATGTTTCATAATGAATAATTGAGTTATGGCCCAGTTTTGGTGcaatatgatctttgatgattaataatcatggTAGAATGAAAATCTATTTTATCAGAGATTTAGATTAAAAACTAGATTCACCTGATTGGTTTAACAAATATAAACATATGATTTTAATATCTTGACATTgatatttagatattttttactGAAAAGAAGTCATTTCAAGTACAATTATTATGAGAGTTCTACAGATTCCtactgtagagagagagagagagaatcattTGCAAAATGCTATCATTCACATATAAGCTTCAGAGCCTCTTAACTAAACTATATTGAAAAATAGACCCCTTGTAAGTTTTTCCTCcattttatttatcaaaaaaagttTCATCTCATATTTTATATGTACAGCTACCTGTGTTAACTGATTATTAGTTTGCTTACAATCTTAGGTAACACTCGACATTGATACATACAGAAAAATTTCACCTCTTCTGAATTTTTTTGCAGCTATCTTTGTCAAATCTACTGCCAAAATAATTCCAGTTTCTTTAATGATTTTCTTCATAACTCCCCAAAATACAAAAACCATATCTCTGTTATTTTGAAAAATGGCAGCATATTTAAGTCATCTGGTGGGGATAAAATGTGTTCAATTTGTGCGTCTTCTACCTGTAGTACTGTGTGTTTCAAGCATAAGAACTTATTCATATCATTCAATCTTTCCCTCGACCATTGAGTGTCTATGGTCAAGAAGTTTGAATTACAATTATTCTCCTTTTCAGCTCCAGAAAGTCAAAACACTATATTTGTACCATGGCTGGCCTTCTTGGTACCAGTTCGTGACTGCTACTTTCTGCCATGCTAACTGGTTAGGTCTCTTAACTGTTTAGAACTTTAGAGATGCACTTGCTTCTTTTTTAACCTATGGTCTTAAATGAGTATGTCAACCTACTAgatcttttggcctaaaaaataatTCTACTTCCTCTAGGTAACTTTCAAATGACAATAGCATAAAGATTTTCACTGTAGAATTAACTTTATTGCCAATAAATCCTTGCAGGCAACATCTCTCCAGCAACTTATTCTTCTTATACATATTTGGTAAGAGTTCCTAATTCGCTTTGAAATGCTATTAATTTTTCCAATGACATTTCTACataaacttaaattttagattttttccatTTTGTTTCATTTATAAACAGGAAAGCTTGTTGAAGAGGAGGAAGGGAATCTTGCATTGTGGATCTCTTACATCTTGACGGGTGCTGGGGCAAACCTCATTTCATGGTTAGTTCTTCCAAGATCCGCTGTATCGGTAGGAGCCTCTGGAGCTGTCTTTGGACTCTTTGCAATAAGTGTACTTGTGAAGGTAAAAATCCTTGCTTATTCTGGATATAAGATTGCATGTGTTGTTAGTATATCAAATTACAATAATGTGCTGAAATGGTTATTGCAGATATCCTGGGACTGGAGGAAGATTATTGAGGTTCTTGTCCTCGGTCAATTCGTTATTGATAAGGTAAACATAACTGTCTCTGGTAATTTAGATATATCATTACTTTCTCGAAATAAAATCAACCAAATGTTACAATATACTGTAAATGATGGGTAAAATGTGCTTAAACCTTTTAAAAGCACTTTAAATGTTAAGTGGGTTGTGGGTTCAATAACCTCGTCCTTTGATGAAGGTGGAAGCAGTTAGGTAATGCAGTTTGCTGACCGGTTGGTGTTCTTGTCAAAAATGCTTTAGGAAGAATAAGAGGTAAGCTGTGCGCCTGGGGGGTGCTGGTGGGGTTAAGGAAATAGAAGATGAAAATTAGGAGGATGAGTGGATAACATGGAATCCACCAAAATGCATACCTAAAACTCCCTGAAGCACTCATTTCGTGAATTTTACTATTATAGGGAATGCCCTTTTCTAATATATACATGCCAAGCTATCCATATCCAAAAACATCAATCTAAATCTCAATTCTGAAAGAATTAGTATATATCTTACTACAAATACAAGCGACTTAATCATTATATATGAGTAACATTTCTTGTCAAATTCTACATTAGGACTCTAAGCTTATTTTCGATACCCATCCCAACCAAGTTTAGAAATCTGAGCTGCACCTCTATATGGATGTAGAGTAATATGTTTCTGCAGTTTGGTGCTCATCCTCTAGCTTTCCTGGGGACAACATTGGAATGTTTCAAAGGAAGTTGAAAAAATTGCAAAGATAATCCAAACATATTCATTGcctaacaacaacaacaacaacaaaagccCTCATCAATCATCTACTATAATGAAGCTGAAGTCCAAGTTTGTCTTCTACTGGTGATAATGGCGATTGCGGAACTCCCAAGAACCATGATCTGTGAATAAAACTAGTTGTTTGTTGCTTGGGCAAAATTACAAATTCCCTAGGGGCAAAGGGTTTTCCAAAGTAGGTGGCGTCTAAGGTGacaacatactgatgtatgtgtgcTAGCACTCACAACATACGAATGAATGCATACTAGTACTCCTGAGCACATCGCTTATATTGCATCATGCATGGAGATTGTCTGCAATGTTAACAACATGACCACCAGTTAGAGATGGTTGCTAGTTGCATAAAAACAAAAGAGACCTGCAGGTGACTTCTATgtagcccctttttttttttttttttttgccgctTAGAGTAAAAAAGAGGGCCTAAGCCCACCAAAATTTGCAGCTGTGTTAATTTCATGCAAATGCTTTTCTTGTCACTGCCTCTTGATTGAATGTTGATCTGTTTGCTGTCATTGTTCCTAGGTTTTGGAAGCTTCAACAGGGTTGACTGATACTTGGGGCACAGGCTATGCTTTCCCGACAGTTAATCATATTGCTCATCTCTCTGGTGCTTTAATTGGTGCTGCTTTAATACTGCTCGTCAGGCATATTACTTCTCAACCTTCTGGCCAAGACATCGAGAGAGATAAAAgaacttgattatgaatcaatatTGTCCAATATGTTTACATATTCAATGGAACTTTTAGTTTGTTGTGATTAATGTATGGCTTATTTGATCATTTGGTTCTCTCTCATGCATATAGTGGGCTCATCCTTCATGTGTTGGTGGTGAGTATTTTTTCACTCCCCAGTGCCCAACTCCAacccaaacaaacaaaaaaatgtCTGGCCCATTCAGCTTGTATCTTTCGTGCGTGAGAATGATTCCTTCGTTCACGTCATGGACCGATCCATACATATACATGCTTTGAGTTGTGTAAGATATGATTTAATAATTGATGTCACAAAAGAAAGCACGCAGACTGGATTGAGCATTGATTCCATGAATGCGTAACagtaaaggatatttttttttataaattattttagtgtAGAAAAAATACATTGTTtcatttgattagattaaatagtcattatttttattatatatttaatatctataattttatttttttatttaaaattttaaataataaaaatatttttttcaaaataaattataatattttattatattataatattttatcattaaattataattttttattcataattttactgcatgatatcataaaaaaatgataaatatttttattatttaaaaattttataatataataataagatgttataatttatgataaaatattataatttttttaaacaaaaaattatttttattattaaaattttaaataaaaaatataattataaatattaaatttatattaaaaaataataattatatattttaatataattagatGATACGCTCCGCAACGATTTTATTACACACCGTGCATCAATTTTATTGCACACCGTGCACAAAGAACAGGAAAACTATATATCGGACGCCGCTATCTGCGCATCTTCTGACCACCTGCCTTCCCTTCTttccaataaaagaaaaattggcACTCCAAACCTTTCCCTGTCGGAACCCAACCAACatccccctttctctctctccaatGTTGAAGCTATGGAGATGGTACCGGAACTGCCTCGCCGTGCATCCGGTGAAGACCCAGATGATCAGCTCCGGGTTCCTCTGGGGTCTGGGAGACATCGGAGCTCAGACCGTCACCCATTCGACCCTAAGAAAACAGCATCAACTCACCGTAATCTCCGATCAAGAAAACCCTCCTGTTCTTtcgttttctctctcttttttttctctgaaTTTTTTTATGGTTGTTCTTGGGGTAGATGCTGCCGTTTTCTTCGTTTAATGAAAGATGGGATTCTAGTTCTTGGTATGTACTTGATTCGTTTCTTTGTCCGATGCGTG
The sequence above is a segment of the Elaeis guineensis isolate ETL-2024a chromosome 7, EG11, whole genome shotgun sequence genome. Coding sequences within it:
- the LOC105048283 gene encoding rhomboid-like protein 11, chloroplastic isoform X1; amino-acid sequence: MGQLHLLSLSPVSAVGLLGARRTSVLGAWRTSTAPAAATSVAASFDTLGRQSFSSHRKTAPFVARRGHFFCKMGKPDITSELELARPEEKREPDKRVNGIFWILLLNLGIYVADHLFRLQKVKTLYLYHGWPSWYQFVTATFCHANWQHLSSNLFFLYIFGKLVEEEEGNLALWISYILTGAGANLISWLVLPRSAVSVGASGAVFGLFAISVLVKISWDWRKIIEVLVLGQFVIDKVLEASTGLTDTWGTGYAFPTVNHIAHLSGALIGAALILLVRHITSQPSGQDIERDKRT
- the LOC105048283 gene encoding rhomboid-like protein 11, chloroplastic isoform X2, translated to MGQLHLLSLSPVSAVGLLGARRTSVLGAWRTSTAPAAATSVAASFDTLGRQSFSSHRKTAPFVARRGHFFCKMGKPELELARPEEKREPDKRVNGIFWILLLNLGIYVADHLFRLQKVKTLYLYHGWPSWYQFVTATFCHANWQHLSSNLFFLYIFGKLVEEEEGNLALWISYILTGAGANLISWLVLPRSAVSVGASGAVFGLFAISVLVKISWDWRKIIEVLVLGQFVIDKVLEASTGLTDTWGTGYAFPTVNHIAHLSGALIGAALILLVRHITSQPSGQDIERDKRT